In Nitrospinota bacterium, one DNA window encodes the following:
- a CDS encoding glycosyltransferase → MLKNHDNALILFARDPVLGKVKTRLSPFLDEDVILRLYTCFLNDSLKKIRQIKNADCFVGIAPSNDSGFFTGTPDSDIRLFVQEGEGLGDKMRKAMQDRFAEGYERVVIIGSDSPSLPVSYLSRALGSDKDMVIGPSTDGGYYLIGMKGRVVEVFDGVTWGTEKVLRETCERLGKNGVELELLPVWYDVDSPEDLKFFKTHLELIEMAGLENAGETGRLLDKILPSY, encoded by the coding sequence ATGTTAAAAAACCATGATAATGCCTTGATCCTGTTTGCCCGTGACCCGGTTCTGGGTAAGGTGAAGACGAGACTATCCCCATTTCTTGATGAAGACGTTATTCTCAGGCTTTATACCTGCTTTCTTAATGACAGCCTTAAAAAAATCCGGCAAATAAAAAACGCAGATTGCTTTGTTGGAATCGCCCCCTCTAATGATTCGGGATTTTTTACCGGAACTCCTGATTCTGATATCCGCCTTTTTGTTCAGGAGGGAGAAGGGTTGGGTGATAAAATGCGCAAGGCCATGCAAGACAGGTTTGCCGAGGGATATGAGAGGGTTGTGATTATCGGTTCAGACAGCCCTTCTTTACCGGTTTCCTACCTGTCGAGAGCTTTGGGTTCTGATAAAGATATGGTCATCGGGCCAAGTACAGATGGAGGCTATTATTTAATAGGTATGAAAGGTAGGGTTGTCGAAGTTTTTGATGGGGTGACATGGGGAACCGAAAAGGTGCTTCGTGAAACGTGTGAACGACTTGGGAAAAATGGAGTGGAATTGGAACTTTTACCTGTTTGGTATGATGTCGACAGTCCGGAAGACTTGAAGTTTTTCAAAACACACTTAGAGCTTATCGAGATGGCCGGACTTGAGAACGCGGGTGAAACTGGAAGATTGCTGGATAAGATCCTGCCGTCTTACTAA
- the hisD gene encoding histidinol dehydrogenase: MKLSKYTDPDYQAVIDALENRSGMDLFTHDETVRKILKDIQERGDAALLEYTSRFDRCDLSVEQLKVTPEEIRQAYNGVAEEELKALKEAAERIRRFHERQKQESWNYEEEGIMLGQVVRPLATAGIYVPGGKASYPSSVLMNAIPAKVAGVDRVIMCSPFPDGQTRPHVLVAADIAGVTEIYKVGGAQAVAAMAFGTASIPRVDKIVGPGNIFVALAKRLVFGMVDIDMIAGPSEVLVVADHSANPAYVAADLLSQAEHDEEAVPILVTPEEGLAREVMAELERQKKTLDRQSIIDVSLSRECRILVTESLEEAVDVANRLAPEHLELALEEPERWAEKIQNAGAVFLGHYTPEAVGDYLAGPNHVLPTSGTARFSSPLGVYDFVKRTSMISYSRSALEKCGKNVTLLAEMEDLGAHANSVKIRLEPDKK, translated from the coding sequence ATGAAGCTTAGTAAATATACAGACCCTGATTATCAGGCTGTTATTGATGCGTTGGAAAATCGTTCTGGTATGGACTTGTTCACTCATGATGAGACCGTACGAAAGATATTAAAGGACATCCAGGAGCGTGGTGATGCGGCATTGTTGGAATACACGAGCCGTTTTGATAGGTGCGACCTTTCTGTTGAGCAGTTAAAAGTCACTCCAGAAGAGATACGGCAGGCTTACAACGGTGTTGCGGAAGAAGAGTTGAAGGCACTGAAAGAAGCGGCAGAACGTATTCGCAGGTTTCATGAACGGCAGAAACAGGAATCATGGAATTATGAGGAAGAAGGGATCATGCTGGGCCAAGTGGTGAGGCCTCTGGCAACAGCAGGAATCTACGTTCCGGGAGGTAAGGCATCGTACCCTTCTTCAGTGCTAATGAATGCGATTCCGGCGAAAGTGGCCGGTGTCGACCGCGTTATCATGTGTTCACCTTTTCCCGACGGGCAGACTCGTCCGCATGTTCTGGTAGCGGCGGATATAGCAGGGGTGACAGAAATTTATAAGGTGGGCGGTGCACAGGCTGTTGCCGCCATGGCTTTTGGAACGGCAAGCATTCCACGTGTTGATAAAATTGTCGGGCCGGGCAACATATTTGTGGCATTGGCCAAGCGACTTGTGTTTGGGATGGTAGATATTGACATGATAGCGGGTCCCAGTGAAGTTCTGGTGGTGGCGGACCATAGTGCTAACCCGGCCTATGTGGCGGCAGATCTGTTATCCCAGGCTGAGCATGATGAAGAGGCGGTGCCAATTCTGGTTACACCTGAAGAAGGGCTGGCGAGGGAGGTGATGGCCGAACTGGAGAGGCAGAAAAAAACTCTGGACCGCCAATCCATAATAGACGTGTCTTTGAGCAGAGAATGCCGGATTCTGGTGACAGAATCCCTTGAAGAAGCGGTTGATGTGGCTAATCGGTTGGCTCCTGAGCATTTGGAACTGGCCCTGGAAGAGCCTGAGCGTTGGGCTGAAAAGATTCAGAATGCGGGAGCGGTATTTTTAGGGCATTACACCCCCGAGGCTGTTGGGGACTATCTGGCAGGTCCAAACCATGTATTGCCCACAAGTGGAACAGCGAGGTTTTCATCGCCATTAGGTGTGTATGATTTTGTCAAACGGACGAGTATGATTTCCTATTCCCGCTCAGCTTTAGAAAAATGTGGCAAAAATGTGACATTATTGGCTGAAATGGAAGATTTGGGAGCACATGCAAATTCGGTCAAAATAAGGCTGGAACCCGACAAAAAATAA